From Cyclopterus lumpus isolate fCycLum1 chromosome 4, fCycLum1.pri, whole genome shotgun sequence, a single genomic window includes:
- the tctex1d2 gene encoding tctex1 domain-containing protein 2 isoform X2, whose translation MEGSDTYLIRPNHQYKFKPAIVKQCIREIVRERLSGMQYDPEEVPELSRSLAECIKDKVKNAGFDRYKLVVQVVIGEQRGQGVKMSSRSLWDADTDNYAEDVFMNDSLFCLVAVFGSYYY comes from the exons ATGGAGGGGTCCGACACATACCTCATACGACCTAATCATCAGTACAA GTTTAAGCCGGCCATCGTGAAGCAGTGCATTCGGGAAATTGTGAGGGAGCGACTGTCTGGGATGCAGTATGACCCAGAAGAAGTTCCAGAGCTGTCCCGTTCACTGGCAGAATGCATTAAAGACAAAGTGAAGA ATGCAGGGTTTGACAGATATAAGCTGGTTGTGCAAGTGGTAATTGGAGAACAACGCGGACAAGGAGTCAA GATGTCTTCAAGGTCGTTATGGGATGCTGACACAGACAACTATGCAGAAGATGTTTTCATGAAC GACAGCTTGTTCTGTTTGGTGGCAGTTTTCGGAAGCTATTACTactga
- the tctex1d2 gene encoding tctex1 domain-containing protein 2 isoform X1 yields the protein MEGSDTYLIRPNHQYKFKPAIVKQCIREIVRERLSGMQYDPEEVPELSRSLAECIKDKVKNAGFDRYKLVVQVVIGEQRGQGVKMSSRSLWDADTDNYAEDVFMNVGAFALFIQMLGGKNRLLNTIF from the exons ATGGAGGGGTCCGACACATACCTCATACGACCTAATCATCAGTACAA GTTTAAGCCGGCCATCGTGAAGCAGTGCATTCGGGAAATTGTGAGGGAGCGACTGTCTGGGATGCAGTATGACCCAGAAGAAGTTCCAGAGCTGTCCCGTTCACTGGCAGAATGCATTAAAGACAAAGTGAAGA ATGCAGGGTTTGACAGATATAAGCTGGTTGTGCAAGTGGTAATTGGAGAACAACGCGGACAAGGAGTCAA GATGTCTTCAAGGTCGTTATGGGATGCTGACACAGACAACTATGCAGAAGATGTTTTCATGAACGTAGGTGCCTTTGCTCTGTTCATTCAGATGTTAGGGGGGAAAAACAGACTCCTCAATACCATTTTTTAA
- the LOC117729756 gene encoding LOW QUALITY PROTEIN: receptor-transporting protein 3-like (The sequence of the model RefSeq protein was modified relative to this genomic sequence to represent the inferred CDS: inserted 1 base in 1 codon) — translation MAHPEWTRLFQXKDLKHGDCWRLEFDESLKHDCQKPGWKKCIVSTGARYKCTTCGRGWSSNKVRVACHMRLSSGQGVVKVRPFCQNCKKCGDAPMEKPSIDSENIKILMKNLVEKIRIKCYNEDVGKRSKPFRRFDGQSPHEPAHCEACMQGVCPRSQPF, via the exons ATGGCACATCCCGAGTGGACACGTCTCTTCC CAAAGGACCTTAAACATGGAGACTGCTGGCGTCTGGAGTTTGATGAAAGTCTTAAACATGACTGCCAAAAACCCGGCTGGAAGAAGTGTATCGTGAGCACCGGTGCAAG GTACAAATGCACAACGTGTGGAAGAGGCTGGTCTTCTAATAAAGTGAGGGTTGCCTGCCACATGCGCCTGTCAAGCGGGCAGGGCGTTGTCAAGGTGAGGCCCTTCTGTCAGAACTGCAAGAAGTGCGGCGACGCTCCAATGGAGAAGCCAAGCATCGACTCAGAGAACATCAAAATCCTCATGAAGAATCTTGTGGAGAAAATACGAATAAAATGCTACAATGAAGACGTGGGCAAAAGGAGCAAGCCTTTCAGAAGGTTTGATGGTCAAAGTCCCCATGAGCCTGCTCATTGTGAGGCCTGTATGCAAGGTGTTTGTCCAAGGAGTCagcctttttaa
- the LOC117729663 gene encoding receptor-transporting protein 3-like, which translates to MAQTEWTRLFQMKSNIFKEGDSWCLQFDESLVPDSPNSGWKQYIRNTCARFKCTQCGRGWPSNRVMVVFHMRLTDEQGVVKVRAFRQNCKMCSEAAMETPSITTENIDILLENLVEKIRIKCYHEDLGKECKPFVAMEVKSPHEPAHCEACLAGICNRN; encoded by the exons ATGGCACAGACAGAGTGGACTCGTCTCTTCCAAATGAAAAGCAATATTTTTAAAGAAGGAGATTCTTGGTGTCTGCAGTTTGATGAAAGTCTTGTTCCTGACTCCCCAAACTCAGGCTGGAAGCAGTACATCCGGAACACCTGTGCCAG GTTCAAGTGCACCCAGTGTGGAAGAGGCTGGCCTTCTAACCGGGTGATGGTGGTCTTCCACATGCGCCTGACAGACGAACAGGGCGTTGTCAAAGTGAGGGCCTTCCGCCAGAACTGCAAGATGTGCAGCGAAGCCGCGATGGAAACGCCCAGCATCACAACAGAGAACATTGACATCCTCCTGGAGAATCTGGTGGAGAAGATAAGAATAAAATGCTACCACGAAGACCTGGGCAAAGAATGCAAGCCTTTTGTAGCCATGGAAGTCAAAAGTCCCCATGAGCCTGCTCATTGTGAGGCCTGCCTTGCAGGCATTTGTAACAGGAATTAA
- the LOC117729396 gene encoding 5-hydroxytryptamine receptor 3A-like, giving the protein MTPKCLPPSVRPTVVVILILMPVVCGAIKVNCSQPNQPALLEALGPVFNLSSIRPIMNMTTCTNVITFFTMYGILGVDEKAQLLVTYLWLNYWWMNEFVSWDPIQCGSDRISLPRTLFWVPDIVINEFMDENHAPFVPYVYLHSDGKVHDAKPVKVVSSCNLDIYTFPFDIQNCTLTFHSYMHFARDIKIFLGRDADEITEISKDVITTMGEWQLLDITAHKRNETFHDDHIDQLIFNIRVKRRATLYVVNLLIPSCFLITVDLFSFMLPPQNMDRSSFKMTLILGYTVFLLIMNDLLPITGNTIPLINVFFSICLALMVASLLETILITNLLCGSADFSPVPHWIQVLVLQILGHLVFLPQKTKEPNDSEMKPSAVVAQRNTDDELSWEMGSVGEDKALQELRSLGKNLQAIRLQVEQQLGGSQGSEEWIQVGFIIDRLLFGLYILFVSVSFITIITIWVNSYSQ; this is encoded by the exons ATGACACCAAAG TGCCTCCCTCCATCAGTCAGGCCCACTGTGGTCGTGATTCTTATTCTTATGCCAG TTGTGTGCGGTGCCATCAAGGTGAACTGCTCTCAGCCGAACCAACCCGCCCTGCTAGAGGCTCTGGGTCCAGTCTTTAACCTGAGCTCCATACGACCCATTATGAACATGACAACCTGCACCAACGTCATCACATTCTTCACCATGTATGGGATACTTGGAGTG GATGAAAAGGCTCAACTCTTGGTCACTTACCTTTGGCTAAATTAT TGGTGGATGAACGAGTTTGTCAGCTGGGACCCGATCCAATGCGGCAGTGACAGGATTTCTCTTCCCAGAACACTGTTTTGGGTGCCAGATATTGTTATCAATGAATT TATGGATGAAAACCATGCCCCCTTTGTCCCATATGTGTACCTGCATAGTGATGGTAAGGTGCACGATGCTAAACCAGTCAAAGTGGTCAGCTCCTGTAACCTCGATATCTACACCTTCCCCTTCGATATACAGAACTGCACTTTGACTTTCCACTCCTACATGCACTTTG CAAGGGACATAAAGATTTTCCTGGGGAGAGATGCCGATGAAATAACAGAGATCTCCAAGGACGTGATAACCACCATGGGGGAGTGGCAGCTGCTGGATATCACCGCCCACAAACGCAACGAAACATTTCATGATGATCACATTGATCAGCTTATATTTAAT ATCAGAGTGAAGCGCCGGGCCACCCTCTATGTAGTGAACCTGCTGATCCCCAGCTGCTTCCTCATCACAGTGGACCTCTTCAGCTTCATGCTGCCTCCCCAGAATATGGACCGTTCCTCCTTCAAGATGACACTGATCCTGGGCTACACCGTCTTCCTGCTCATCATGAACGACCTGCTGCCCATCACCGGAAACACCATACCTCTCATAA ATGTGTTCTTCTCCATCTGCCTGGCTCTGATGGTGGCTAGTCTACTAGAGACTATCCTCATCACAAACCTGCTGTGTGGCTCGGCGGACTTCTCTCCCGTCCCTCACTGGATCCAAGTGCTTGTTCTGCAAATTCTGGGCCATCTCGTTTTCCTGCCTCAGAAGACTAAAGAACCAAACGATTCAG AGATGAAACCCAGCGCTGTGGTGGCACAGCGAAATACTGATGATGAGCTTTCATGGGAGATGGGTTCAGTGGGGGAGGACAAGGCCCTTCAGGAGCTGAGGAGCCTGGGCAAGAACCTGCAGGCCATCCGCCtccaggtggagcagcagcttGGTGGAAGCCAGGGCTCAGAGGAGTGGATCCAGGTGGGTTTCATCATAGACCGCCTGCTGTTTGGCCTCTACATCCTCTTCGTGTCAGTCAGCTTCATTACCATCATCACTATCTGGGTGAACTCATACAGTCAGTAG
- the LOC117729397 gene encoding 5-hydroxytryptamine receptor 3A-like: MLNCSRPDTPSLLEALQPVFNLSSIRPVMNLSTPTNVSIDFTIYSILGVDEKTHVLKTYIWQILKWRNEFVKWDPEQCGSSQITIPRKLLWVPDMVINEFMEKNSAPFVPYSYLFSDGLVIDYQPVKVISSCKLDIYKFPFDIQNCSLSFNSYLHRQTALQIDLSSTVADILKYSKEVMTTMGEWELVGLTVNTYLPPAGNEDVYEEMRFFVSVKRRATLYVVNLLIPSCFLVMVDLFSFLLPPQNVDRSLFKMTLILGYTVFLLIMNDLLPASGNTVPLISVFLCLCLALMVASLLETILITNLLYGSAHYPPVPCWFRVFVLHILGRLVWLPPKPRDQQNTVIRNPAAQEMKVSSLAAGDSEVSQQKGPLDKEKAWKELRHLESDLQAIRLQVKHRLGEGQGSEEWIQVGSIIDRLLLSLYIIFISVSFITITTIWMQSYNTS; this comes from the exons ATGCTGAACTGCTCTCGACCTGACACGCCTTCCTTGCTGGAGGCTCTCCAACCGGTCTTCAACCTCAGCTCCATTCGGCCTGTCATGAATCTATCAACACCCACCAACGTCAGCATTGACTTCACCATTTATAGCATTTTGGGAGTG GATGAAAAGACCCATGTCCTCAAAACATATATATGGCAAATATTA AAATGGAGGAATGAGTTTGTCAAGTGGGACCCAGAACAATGCGGTTCTTCACAGATTACAATTCCAAGGAAACTGCTCTGGGTACCAGATATGGTCATAAATGAATT TATGGAGAAGAACTCAGCTCCATTTGTCCCATACAGTTATCTGTTTTCTGACGGCTTGGTGATTGATTATCAGCCTGTCAAAGTGATCAGCTCCTGCAAGCTCGACATCTACAAGTTTCCATTTGATATCCAGAACTGCAGTTTAAGCTTCAACTCCTACTTACACCGCC AAACTGCTCTTCAGATAGACCTCTCATCAACTGTAGCGGATATATTAAAATACTCTAAAGAAGTGATGACAACTATGGGTGAGTGGGAACTAGTTGGACTCACAGTGAATACATACCTACCACCAGCCGGAAATGAAGACGTGTACGAAGAGATGCGCTTCTTT GTGTCAGTAAAGCGCCGGGCCACCCTCTATGTGGTGAACCTGCTGATCCCCAGCTGCTTCCTCGTCATGGTGGACCTCTTcagcttcctgctgcctccccAGAATGTGGACCGGTCCTTGTTCAAGATGACACTGATCCTGGGCTACACCGTCTTCCTGCTCATCATGAACGACCTGCTGCCTGCCAGTGGGAACACCGTACCTCTCATAA gtgtgttcctgtgtctgtGCCTGGCTCTGATGGTGGCTAGTCTACTGGAGACCATCCTCATCACAAACCTGCTGTATGGCTCCGCTCACTATCCTCCAGTCCCTTGTTGGTTCAGAGTGTTTGTTCTTCACATCCTGGGCCGCCTGGTATGGCTTCCTCCTAAGCCCAGAGATCAACAGAACACAGTCATCCGAAATCCTGCCGCACAAG AAATGAAGGTCTCTTCTCTGGCGGCAGGGGACAGCGAGGTTTCACAACAGAAAGGACCGCTGGATAAGGAGAAGGCCTGGAAGGAGCTGAGGCACCTAGAAAGCGACCTCCAGGCCATCCGCCTTCAGGTGAAGCATCGGCTCGGAGAAGGCCAGGGCTCAGAGGAGTGGATCCAGGTGGGTTCTATCATAGACCGCCTGCTGTTAAGCCTCTACATTATCTTCATATCAGTCAGCTTCATTACCATCACCACTATATGGATGCAGTCATACAACACATCctga